TTTCAATGATTTTTGtttatactccgtaaagactactccgtagtataAATGAACTGAGAAGGCGGTTGAAGATGCCGCCACCGCCTTTGGCTGACCCGCCGCTCGACAGCTCCCTCTGCAGTTAGAGCGGACGCATTGCAAGTGTTTCAACATCACGTCACACCACCGACTGCATATCGTCTAGAACGTCGGTTGTCGCTCAGATTGCTCTAATACACGGTCGCATTGCCCGATACTACTAGTCGGTGAAATCTCAATCTTTCATTTGTTTGTGTCGGCGGTTAGCGCCATGGTTCCCCAAATCAAACAGGACCCCGACGCGGCATCACCGTATATCAAGCCCGACCCGGACAGCAAAGATGCTGTCCTCGCCGacattgacgatgaagatctcTATGAAGATGCCGGTGATCTAGACTTTACGAACGCTTCGCAGAGCGTATGGCTCTCTCGCATTCCTCGAACTCTCTGGGAGCATTGGTCCAACctcgacgatgatgaagaaattcaGATCGGGACGGTTAGGATTGAGGGCCCACTAAACGATATCAAAAGGGTAGGTGGTGATTCTGGATGGGTAGTGGTCGCATCGCGGTCATTATCTTGTGTGGTGTTATCTCTTACGGATGTTGTCTGATTTGCGAATCTGTGTAGGTCAGTTTGCGTATCAATGAACGGGAGGAGAACCGCGATATCCCCAAAGATTACCTCCTGCAACGGCAAACAATAAACACCGAACATGTCTCCTCTCATTCTACGCAAAATACGTATTTATTCACAGAAAAAGATATTCCCGGCCATGAGAATCGGATGATCACTTTTGGTGAGGCGCGGTCAGCCCTGTACGAGTCGATGAAGcgagaagcaaagaagaaggagcggaagaagaagtgggagCCTTATGTGCGGAAGACAGTGCCTAGTATGTTCTCTTTCGCTAGTTTACATGGGATGAAGGACGAACAGTGCTTACGCTGTGACAGAACAAACTGCCCTTGTAGGCAGTGTTTCCGAGGAGTTCAACTGCCTCCCCGTGGAGAACGAAGAGTTCCGGCTACTCTCAGAACAGAAAGTCTTGCAATCTCTCAAACCGAAACGCGAAACCGTCTTCATCGACAAGGTCCCTGGAAAGCTCCTTCAGGCCAGACACGTTCTACCGGGAGAAAAGGGCGCCTTCGTGGTAAGTAGCCTACAGCCCTCATACACTTCTTTGCTTTACGTTGATCTAATATCGATACAGCAAGCAACAAAGGCGGCAAAGCTCAAGCctcaagaaaacaagacgACGCGTATGCCACAAAACGAGCTTCTGGATCTCATTTACCAGTGCTTCCGAGAGTACAGATACTGGCCATTTAAGGCACTCAAAGCGAGACTCCGACAGCCCGAGGCGTATCTTAAGCAAACGTTGGAGATGATTGGTCATCTTGTCAAATCCGGTGATTTTGCTATGACTTGGGAGCTCAAACCGGAAGCGAAAGAGAGCAGCTATGCGAATGCGATGTCTTATGGCGATGCAAAGGAGGAGATGGCGCCTGGTGCTGACTACAACTTTGACGACGCctccgaggaggaagcaACACCGGGGATGTTTACAGATAACGACGATATGCAGTTTGAAAATGTCCCATAAAGACTATTGGATCTATGTAGCATAAGCAAGGTCATGGCGTTTGTCTTGGGTTCTCTTTTGGGTTGATTTCATAAAGGCCATTCTGGAGTTATCAATTATGGGCTTAGATGCCAAACCATAGTATACAAACAAATGCATCAATTTACAAACCATGAATGAAACTTTCTTAAAATTCGAGTAACTAATGGATGAGGTCTTTGTAAGAGTGATCTAATTCAAGCTACCCTTGGACCCCACGTGACCGCACCCGCCACAGGTCAATCACCTTTCCAATTGCATTAGCATTAACAATCACTACTCTTCATCACATTCCTGACCACGCTGTAAAGGAAAGAGCAAACTTTTTGCATGTGGTATACTAACGGTGAATGCTAGCCATTTTCTTTAGTCACCATGACAGAAGATCAGGACCTCATGGCCAAGATCAGCCAGCTTGCTGGTAAGCATACGTGACGCGcacttaataataattctgCTCGCTCATATCAGATAGGCCAGATCAATAGACACAAGAcccaaaacccccaaacaTCCACATCTTACGGTAGTGATTACCAATCAGGTCCTTATGTAGCACGCCATGTACCCTCTCGAGGGCGTCCCGGTTGGGCGCCATATCGCGGACGACCGTATGGGCGAGGCCGTGGCGCTGCTCCTCACCGACACCGTACACTCGTTCTCAATAACACAGCAACATCAGGGACTCCAGGTGGGACGACACCCTCTACTAACTCTGGGATGGATGTTGATAGTGAGAGTCGATCGACAACGCCAAATGGATGGGTTGCTAAGCGCGATCGACACATGCAGTTGATCAACTCTGCCATTTACGACCAAGAAGCGCAGGCGAGAGCGAAGGCTATGGAAGAGAGTcgcaaggccaaggagaagaagaaagcagagATCGAGCAGGCCAAAGTACTCAGATACGCGCAGGGTGTCGGTAGGCAGTATCCCGGCTCCGCGGCTCCCCAGGTTGTTCCGAGCCCGTCGGCGGAGTATCAGGTCTACCTCAACGATATACCTTTCCGTGTCTCACGAGGTGGTAGTAAATTGATTAGAGTGTCTGGTGCGGCTTTCTCTGCTGCCACACTGGCCAAGCGGGCTGGCTTACCGTTAATAGATGATCCGAATACTGTCAATAACACCCCAAAGAGAGTAACCATTGCCGGCGTTACCTTTGTTCGGAGCAAAAATGGAAACCTCCATCGCCTTGGTGCGGTTACTTCGAAAAGGTGATTGTACTGCTCTCGCATCCTAGGATTGGACACTCACAACAAGTACAGGAAGCCCAACGCAACTAAGAAGAATGAGCTTTGCCGCAGATTCACTACGACCGGTAACGATGATTTCCCTTCGACAAACCTGAAATTTATTTCTCGACGTCGTTTTTGCCTACAAAAAGTGTGCTGATTGAAACGTTATTTCTTAGGTACCTGCTACAAAGGGCCTTCCTGTCTATATGTTCATGACCCAGATAAGGTCGCGCTGTGCAAAGACTTCCTCCAAACTGGTGATTGCACCGCAGGTATAAGTTGCGATCTTTCCCATGAGCCTTCGCCCCACAGATCCCCTACTTGTATGCATTTCCTCCGAGGTCGCTGCTCCAACCCGGAGTGCCGATATGCCCATATCCGGTTGATCCCTGGTGCACCCGTTTGCAGAGATTTTGCAAATCTGGGCTACTGCGAAAAAGGCGCTAATTGCGACCAACGACATGTACATGAATGTCCTGATTATGCCAACACGGGTGTATGCAACAAGAAACGTTGTCGCCTGCCCCATGTTGATCGTGCAGGGCAGATTCGGAAGAATACTGGTGCTAACAAGGTCGATGCCACGAATGACGATGACTCCGACGCCTCtagcgaggatgaagagtACGATGAAATCGATTCTGATGATGTTGACTCAGACGATCTTGACGAGGATGAGCCGGAACTCATCATAAAAAGAGACGGCAGTAACGATCTTTCGCAACAGCAGGACTTCATCCACTTCTAACTGTACATTCCCACTAACTGCACATAGCTGCAAGAATAGTGTAATTGAGGATTCGGTTTGGTCTCAACAAGgaagatgaaaagaaaaaatgagtgaaacagaaaaaaacatgaaaagaaaaggaaaagaagaacaagatgatgatggacgaatgaaaatctagtaaatagGAGGTTATCtgcttttggcttttttTGCTTTATGCCTTACGAACTGAAGTTTTCTGCTCGCGAAAGAAGTTACCGATACCCATACAGCATGTTTCACGACTTGTCTATTTGTCTGGTGGGTGGAAAAGGCTCGACGATGGTTTGAATTGTTGCATGGGTGGCGATTTACAAGTGATAAAGAGGGACTGTAGTATTACTCGGTACTCTTGACTAGAGATCAGGAATAGATCCTAAGATGGTAATGGCACTTCC
This Aspergillus flavus chromosome 1, complete sequence DNA region includes the following protein-coding sequences:
- a CDS encoding putative transcription initiation factor IIF subunit beta; translated protein: MVPQIKQDPDAASPYIKPDPDSKDAVLADIDDEDLYEDAGDLDFTNASQSVWLSRIPRTLWEHWSNLDDDEEIQIGTVRIEGPLNDIKRVSLRINEREENRDIPKDYLLQRQTINTEHVSSHSTQNTYLFTEKDIPGHENRMITFGEARSALYESMKREAKKKERKKKWEPYVRKTVPKQTALVGSVSEEFNCLPVENEEFRLLSEQKVLQSLKPKRETVFIDKVPGKLLQARHVLPGEKGAFVQATKAAKLKPQENKTTRMPQNELLDLIYQCFREYRYWPFKALKARLRQPEAYLKQTLEMIGHLVKSGDFAMTWELKPEAKESSYANAMSYGDAKEEMAPGADYNFDDASEEEATPGMFTDNDDMQFENVP
- a CDS encoding CCCH zinc finger protein; the protein is MTEDQDLMAKISQLAGQINRHKTQNPQTSTSYGSDYQSGPYVARHVPSRGRPGWAPYRGRPYGRGRGAAPHRHRTLVLNNTATSGTPGGTTPSTNSGMDVDSESRSTTPNGWVAKRDRHMQLINSAIYDQEAQARAKAMEESRKAKEKKKAEIEQAKVLRYAQGVGRQYPGSAAPQVVPSPSAEYQVYLNDIPFRVSRGGSKLIRVSDDPNTVNNTPKRVTIAGVTFVRSKNGNLHRLGAVTSKRKPNATKKNELCRRFTTTGTCYKGPSCLYVHDPDKVALCKDFLQTGDCTAGISCDLSHEPSPHRSPTCMHFLRGRCSNPECRYAHIRLIPGAPVCRDFANLGYCEKGANCDQRHVHECPDYANTGVCNKKRCRLPHVDRAGQIRKNTGANKVDATNDDDSDASSEDEEYDEIDSDDVDSDDLDEDEPELIIKRDGSNDLSQQQDFIHF